GAAGGGCCGCCTCGGGGAGCGGTGCTTGTCGGGACTTGTAGTCCAACCAGAACGGAGGACACCGCAACCGCATTTATAATGCACTTCTTCCTTTCAGGCAGGCTTTCCGACCCGACGGATTAAGCCCTAACCTAAAGCATAAGCGGAGTATCCCCACCTCGTTCTAGGCTCGCTGCGTTTTCTTCTAAGCTCCTTTCTGCTCAGCACTCAAACCGACGGACTCACTCACCAGCCTCGAAGGGATTGGCCCGTCCTCCACTGGTGGGCGGGGCCGAGGCGGACTGGCGCTCGGGATTGGCCAGCATCTGACTAGACGAGGCGTTGGCTTCTCACACTTGCTGATCCGTAAACTGTGGTAAAGAAGTGAGTCCCTTCCCGCAGTACCCCTCTCCGCCGCGCGAAGTCTCGCGGTACTTCGGCCGAGGGGACCTAGCGACGCGTAGTGAGCGGCAAAGGCCAGTGGGGGTGGCGGGCACCGGAGCCGGGAAGGGACAGGTCAGACGAGGAAGGCGGGCGCGCGTGCTGCCTGCGCCACTGAGGCTGGGACTGGGCCGGCCGCCCCGAGCCCAGAGGAAGCGTGCGGACGGCGCGGCCCTGCCCCGGGGAGTCGGCCTGGGGCGTCGGCCCTTGAGTCGACCCGGAGCTTCACCTGGGCCCGCGCGGGCTGTGACAGGTGCGCGACTGGCGCCGCGCGGCGCCCTCTCCGCGGCCCGCCCCCTCCGGGCCTCGGCCGCCGGGGCTCGGGATGAGCTGCGGGCCCCAGCAGAGCGGCTCCGGCTCCAGGCGCCTGTCGCGGCCGCCGTCGCCGCCCAAGAGCGGCCGCCGCCcctgagggaaggggggagggacgCGGCAGCCGACCGGGGCATGAGCCGGACGCGGCGTCCGTTGCTGGACTAAGGCGCGGACATGAACCTGCACCAGGTCCTGACCGGGGCCGTGAACCCCGGGGACCACTGCTTCTCCGTGGGCAGCGTCGGCGACCAGCGCTTCACGgtgagtggggggcgggggcgggggcgggggcggggggctcccgcGAAGCCCGTGGCCGGTCCGCGCCCGGAGTCAGCCGGGGTCGGCCTCGAATCGCGGCGCCCAGGCCACGAGCGCCCGCCCGCTCGCCCCCCTGGGGTCCCCGGGCCCCGGCGCTTGAGAGCCAAAGGAGGTGGAGACATGTCCGGCATCGAGGCACTGAGTCGGACCTTAGAAGGTTTTGTAGGGTTTTTAAAGTTTCTGGTCTGATGTCCGTGGACTCGGGTggtttttaccaaaataaaattgtACAGAAATTGTTGTTGTGATGTGTATGGGGGCTTTTCCTTACCCTGTTCTGTAGGCTTAATTGGCCACATTTAGAAGTAGTTGCGATTGCTTTAATTTCTTGGTACTAATTTAAGATTAAGTATCTTTGTAATTCAAAAAAAGTGGGTGTCTTAAAACAATTCCTAATTGCGCTGAGTAAacaatgttttcatttgcttcGTAGTCACCGAGGAataactttgaaaagaaaaagaaatatgtttttcacAAGTAATTCACTGCTGTCATCCTTTGAATTCCGTATGTAACAGTTTAGGAATCCTgggaaacttttttattttagattgcGCACATTAATTACTAAGACTTGCATTACAGCTTTTCAATAAAACTCTTCTGGTAATGTTACAGGAATTTTGTATCTGAGTTGTGCTTCTAGATCTGTGACAACCAAATACTTTGCTCCCAAAGTCTGTGCTTCGACTCTGGACAGATTCGTACACACCTTAGCTTGCATTTGACACCAGcaattttgagattcttttttttttttttaaggttttatttatttaatcgagagagagagagacagaggcagaggcagaggcagagacacaggcagagggagaagcaggctccacgcagggagcccgacgcctgacgtgtgggactcgatcccgggtctccaggatcacgccctgggctgtaggcggcgctaaagcgctgagccaccagggctgcccaattttgaGATTCTGATGCTAAATGTTAATGAAGCCTGAATATTCAGGGGAAGCGTGAACTCTGAGGGTCTCTGTGAGTTACTATAAACTCCCTGTAGCTGGACATTGCTTTCTGCTTTTATtactaagagaaaaaataaacagcatcCTAAGGAGGTTTTCCTAGTGGGAGATTACTGGATGGCGACATCTCCTATAGTTACATGAAAGCTATCTCCAGTGcaaattctttaatttattaaaaaaattttttttaaaaatttatttgatgtAAAGAAAGCATGGTGCACAAGCACGGGGAgcgacagggagagggagaagcaggttccccgctgagcaaggagcctgacttggggctggatcccaggatcctggaatcatgacctgagccaaaggcagatggttaaccatcTAAGCACCcaggagccttaaaaaaaaaaaaaattattggggatccctggctgggtgcctcagcggtttagcgcttgcctttggcccagggcttgatcctggagtcccgggatcgagtcctgcgtcgtgctcccggcatggagcctgcttctccctctgcctgtgtctctgcctctctctctctctgtctatcatgaataaataaataaatcttaaaaaaaaaaaagattttatttatttacttgacgcAGAGAGCAGGGCACAAGGAGGcggtggggagtgggagaagcaggttacccccggctgagcagggagtctgacctgGGACTCTGTTGCCCTGGGATCAATacctgcctgagctgaaggcagatgcttaactggctgagcaacccaggtgcctctccattGTAAATTCTAACAACTTTTTCTAAGAAGGCCTTTGGAATCTATGCCATAATGTGAACTTCAAAGCACATGCAATATACTGGCCTACTTATCACCTAGATGACCCCTCTGAGTGTATATAAAATCTTGGTGAATGCCTCTgtgttattttaaagaagaggTGAGTTAATGTGCCAGAAACTGTATATGGTTATTCTACACTGTCATGTAGCTTCCTCTgtggtcttattttaaaatctattgccCTAgactagaccttttttttttttttttttaaggtttatttatctatcttagagtgtgtgtgtgggtcttattttaaaatctattgccCTAGActagaccctttttttttttttaaggtttatttatctatcttagagtgtgtgtgtggtcttattttaaaaatctattgccCTAGActagacccttttttttttttaaggtttatttatctaCCTTAGAGTGTGTGTGTACGCAAGCAAATGTGGCCAGCATGTagggggcagaggtagagagagtgaaagacttaagcagactccaccctgagcccagcagggagctcgatctcaggaccctcatATTACCACCAGAGTCAAAACCGAGAGTGGAATActtaagtgagccacccaggtgcctttccaTAGACCAGACTTTAATCATCTCCTACCAAGCCTACTATAGATTTCTCCCAGATCTCAGGAAGGATTCtagtaaattatataaaaataatgtgatttttttttgtttcgtaTAAAGAGGTACAAGTTCTCTGTAATTTGGGTGGTAGTTTAAGGATTAATGATCGACTTCTTCCTTTATACCTAGTCTATCCTTGACTCTAACATTATGTTGCTAGTTCTGTTACAAATTAAGTTTCTTGCCTTCAGTTTCATCCATTTCCATCTTAATTTTCTCTCTTGAAATTGCCTGTATTTGTTGTTTACACAATGTATTTGTTGTTTACTCCTTGAATTCTGTTTTTAACCTCTTCTGATTTTGACTTCTTTGGTAGAAAGATAGCAAACATTAATGGTAGATGATATCCTTTATGTAGActaaaaaaatctctaattttcagttttacttGAGGGAGGAACAGGAGATCTTGGAGGCCCCCTTGaagaatgattttattcttttgtgaagACATCCTGTGTTTGTAATTCCTCCCTTTGCATGTTTGCTGATAATTTACCTGTTCTTGTTTTGAAAGATTACCAGAAATGAGATCCTGTTTTTCAAAGGAAGTCTGACAGGttttaaacagaaatgaaattgaaTGCCAGCTCTCATGgattctagattttatttaatttaattaatttatttattttggattctagattttaaaatatatacttactaATACAATTTGTCTAAGTATTAGTAA
This portion of the Canis lupus dingo isolate Sandy chromosome 11, ASM325472v2, whole genome shotgun sequence genome encodes:
- the LOC112659602 gene encoding skin secretory protein xP2-like, producing the protein MPRSAAASLPPSLRGGGRSWAATAAATGAWSRSRSAGARSSSRAPAAEARRGRAAERAPRGASRAPVTARAGPGEAPGRLKGRRPRPTPRGRAAPSARFLWARGGRPSPSLSGAGSTRARLPRLTCPFPAPVPATPTGLCRSLRVARSPRPKYRETSRGGEGYCGKGLTSLPQFTDQQV